The Terriglobia bacterium genome contains the following window.
TTTAGGGATCGGACCGGGAAAGACATTTGTGACGATTCGTGGGACTTCGACCTATGCGATGATGACGGCGGGAACGGAGATGACCCCTATGCCACCGCGACTCTAGGGTTCACTGGCGCCCCGGACCCAGGAGATCCCTGCTTTCGTAACCTTTTTAATTCCAGCTACTTGTTTATCTGCGTGGCCGGGGAAACTGGTTCGTTCGCAATTGCAGCACTACTAATTGATAATAGTGTAGGGCCTTGTCCGCTAGAGAGGCCTGCAGGACATTTTACAGTTAATCCGAACAGTGCGACACCGATACATGCGATCTTCGCCCCCTTGATGGCGGCAGTCTTGTCGCAGGTATTCGAATATTTGAATAACGAAGGAATTGTCCCGATGATAACCGCCGGATATAGAGACCCAGTCCTTAACGCGCGGGAAGGTGGCTCAAATAATCCGTTGCACCCATCGTGGCACCTTGCCGGCATGGCGATTGATGTCAATCAAAAGGATCCTAACTTTGCGGAGATCAAGAGAGTGATGCAACTAGCGGGATTGGTCTGGGGAGGGGCCTATTCGAAGATAGAGGATCATCACTTCCAGCTACCCAATTGGGGTACGGGGCCGTCTCAATACCAGATTCAGGCTTGCGCAGACCAGAACTCCAACGCTGCAGATGACAGGGGCAAAACATTTTGAGACAGTGTGCGTGTGACCACGGCCTGAAAGAGCTTTTATGAACGTGATCTTCTCAATGTTGTTCTTAACCGTCATGCTTCAGGCGCGCGCCCCGGTGTTCGAAATCGATCTTTGGCCAGGTGAAGGCGTCCCGAGATTTGAAGCCGTATCGAAGGAATTGATGCTGCACGAACTTCCATTAACTTCCTCCAGAATAGTAAGCACCGTGGCGGTGCTACCCGGTCAAAATGTGGACTTCGACGATACGTTGTATCGTACAGTTGAGGCCGGGCGCATTGAGGTTCTGCAACCTTCGGAAATAGATGGTCGCGTAATCGGGAAGGTAAATCGATTGACGAGAAGCGACTACAATTCGAACAAGTTCAAGACCTTTAAGCGCGAACTTCAGCCCAAGATGATCATCGAATACATACAGGATCGCGCCGAAGGGACTTGTTTTCTTGGCATAGATGGTGAAGTACTGGACACGTTATGTCCAACGGATCATGACCCGAAGCTCCACGTCCTAACTGAACCGAAAACGGAGTGGTGGATTCACGTTGTGTTGGGGGTCTCGGCCGGCTGGATACAGGTCAGTGATTCAACTGTGAGAGACGTTAGGTGAGAAGCCGTGAAGAAATTAGCTTCATATCCGCGTCTTCAGGTTCCAGTTGTAGCGACGTCCAGCCGATTTCGCAACAGCGGGCAATACCGGGCAATGCTGCATGGCAACGGTGGCATTGAAGGCATTGACGGGAACGTACAATCTGCAAGTTGCGGATGACAAAAAAGCAGCGACAGGTCGAATCCCCCCCTCTCCGCTTCCCATTGGAGAATTGAAAATTGATTAGTGACCAGTGACCATTGTTCCCGGAAAGTCGGCAAATCGGCCGATTTTGACAACGACAACTCTCAGTACTCATTAATAAATTTTCAATTCTCAACCGGCCCGTCCTTTGCCTTTGGTCTCATCGGGTTTGCCGAGCTGTTTCTTCTCGCCGTCTTAACCGACGCGACGAGAATCCTGCACAACTCCGTATTCTCCGCGACTAATCGCCTCACAAAATCCGAATTAACCGCGACACTTGCTTGAAGGATTTTCAGCCAGATCGCCGTTTCGTTCAGCTCTTTGATGCAAATTTTGAGTTTGTGAATAAAATCCGCCCGGCTTTCTGCCGCCCGAGCTTCCCCATAATTGGTCGCGGCCGCCGTCCCTGACCGCAGAATCTGATTTCCTATATGCTTAGCCTTTGCGTTTTGCGGCAACTGCCCAGTGAGTCTCACGATATCCACCGCGAACCGAACAAGACGATCTTTCAACGTGTTGGCTGTGAGGTTCGACGCCATGAGCTGCGGAGAGCACTTGTGGTGCCAGCCGAAACGGTCGGATGCTCTTTCGTGGACAAAATGATGATTCAGTACTGGTTTATCTGGCTTGTTGAGGTTTGCGCACACGGAACTGAGCGGATCCAACCTCGAAGCGATTTCGGTAAGCTCCTCATTGGAAGCCGGGACCGTCTCTGGCCCAGGTCGAAGCCTGCAAACAGGACAACGCCAACGCCCCAGATGACCGAGGCAAAAGACTCTAAGAAACCGCTCATCAGAGGTTTCTGGAATCCGGCAACGGATGCGGCGCATGGGCGTCACGAATCTGCAATTGTTCGAACTATAAGACGCATCGGTCGGCCGAGCAGCATTTTGGAGGGCCGATGGGATGCACGGCCGCCATGAAGGTCAGATGGTTTCACAGATAAGGCAGATCGGGCAAAAGATTGCGACTTCCGGGCGCCGATAAACCGCATGGCCGAAACGAATCCGAGATGGTTGAAACGATGGAGCACATCGTTTCAACCATCCAGGTTTCGGCGGCCCGATCAGGCAAATCATCCGGCCGAAACCCGGATTGTTCGAAGGATGAAGCCGATGGTTCGGCGGAACAGGATTTCGGCGCCCGGGGACGGCATATCGGGGCGCCGAAACTTTGATCGTGGAACGATGGGGCGGATCGTTCGGCCGGACCGGATTTCGTGGCGGACATGGGACGCATCGGCGCGCCGAAACCGGGATTGGGCGAACAGTGAGCCGCATAGTTTGAACAAACCAGATTTTGGGACCCGGATCGAGCGCATCGCGGCTACGAAACCCGGATGATTCGAACGATGGGACGCATCCTTCGGCCGAACCGGATTTCGTTGTTTCGATATGCGCAGCATGGCGTCGAAACCGGAATCGGGGCGCCGATCCGTCTGATCGACGCCCCGATATGTCGCTTTCCGTGTTTTGTCTATACTCGAGTAGACACTTGTCTACGGCTTGTAGACAAAATCCAACTCCTCCCTCGTCGTCCGTTTCCTAACCTGTTGAAATATTGTGTTCGGTTCTGTTCGGATCTTTTGGCAGCGAAACTGCCACTATATGTGCGGCTCGCGAATGCGGGCTAAATTCAACATTCAAAGGAGAACGTATGACAGAGAAAATGAAGAAGATCAAACCTGCCGAGGACTATGGCTCCATGAAAGACGCGGATGTCCAGACGCTCGGCGAAACGGTGGCGGCGAATTTGACGAACAACTCGAGTTTGCCCGCTCCGACCGTCGATCCGAAAGTGCTCAAGGCTGACGCCGATAACTTCGGCGCGGCTATTGTTGCGGCCCAGGACGGCGGGAAGAAGGCCGTTGCTCAGAAGAATAAGGCCCGAAAGGTCGTCGTGAAAGACCTGCGGCTGATCGGGCGCTATGTCGAGGAGATCGCTGATGGCGACATGGCGATCTTTTCGTCCAGCGGCCTGACTCCGACTTCGGGCGTCCGAACGCTCCAAGTCGTCTTGTCCTCGAATTTCCGCAGTGTCGATCACGGCAAGCTTAGCGGACAAATCGTAATTCGGCTGAAAGCCATTTCAGGCGCGCTGAGTTATGAACTCCGTTTCGCCCCGGAGACAAACGGAGCGCCGGGGACATGGACTAGCCAGATCGTGACGGGCGTGAAAACGCCGGTGACGTTATCCAGTCTGACGCCAGGCACGGTTTACGCGTTTCAGGCGCGTGCCATGGACAAGGCCGGATATTCCGACTGGAGCAACTCCGTCACAATGATGTGCACGTAGTTTGACCATCGAGCCGGAAGCCCTCCCTCGGGCTTTCGGCATTTTTTTGCGCCCGGCGGCTTCGACCGTTATGTCGTCGTTCAAAATCCGGCCTCATGCATTCACGAAGGCGTAGCCGTGTTCCTGGGCGCGGTTGACTGCGACGATGCCGGCCGGAACGAGGTGCGAGTTCGGCACCAGATTCCGGGATAACTCATTGAAGACGGCGTCTTCATCCGTTCCGGCATCCTGGGCCATAGAACCGGCCATTTCACGGGTGGCCATCTGGCAGACAGCGAGATGAAGTCCGCGGCCGACTAATCCGTCCAGAGAGCCGCCGGTTCCCATGTAGACGTTCCGGACGGGAGCCTGTTTCGTTTTTGGATCCATGAAGTTAGACAGGCGGAAGAGCGTTGCGCTGTATTTGGACCACATTGCGTCGTTAAACGAGAACGGCGTGGCGTGGTGACGGGCAATGATGACTACGGCGAGATCGGAATCCTGAAGGCCGTAACCATCCCGGTTCGCAAGGTAATAATTACCCGCATACATCAGGGCCGAACCGAACGCGTCCGGAGTGGTGCTGTCGAACATCATCCGATGCTTGCCGGGTACCTTGTCCAACCACTCGTCTTTTGCTTCGTGGGCCGGTTCCCAGCCGGCTGCCGCCAAAGGCTGCGCCTCTAAGGTGCTTCCGTGGCCCGCCAATGCGACTGCGCCGCCGATCCCGGCGATGAATGACCGGCGCCGAAGGACGGATTCAATCCATTTCATATAGATGTGCTCCTTTCCGCGACGTTGATGAGTGGCAAAACTGCCAAGATCAGTATGACGGATGAGCGTCCGGAGGGGCAGCATTCCGACTCGCCAGGTTGCGCCGCCCCATTTTCCCCAAAACTCCGTGCGCATAGCCCGTCAGAATAGTACACTGACTGAGTAGTCAGTTTGGAGGACTATGGGTACTATCACCAAAACCAAGAAAGACGTGGTCACCGAATTCCGGACGGCCGGAATCCTCGAAGCCGCGCGCAGCGTGTTCGCGATGAAGGGATTCAGCGAGGCGACGGTTGATGACATCGCCAATGCCGCGGGCGTCGCCAAGGGCACCGTCTACCTTTATTACCGTTCCAAGCGGGACATCTACTTCGCCGCGTTGAAGTTCGGCGTCGGGCAGATGTATGCAGCCCTCGACGAGCAGCTGAAGGCGGAATCCACTCCACAGGGCAAGCTGCGGGCGCTGATCGCCGTCAAGCTGGGCTACTTCGACGAGAACCGCGATTTCTTCAAGATCTATTACTCCGAACTGGGCAACCTCTGCATCCATCCCGGGGCGATCGATCCTGAATTCACGACGCTTTATCTCGATCAGGCGAAGGTCATCGAATCCATCCTGAAGGAAGGGACGCGCCGGAAGGTTCTTCGCGGTCTGCGCGCGGAGCAGGCGGCCTTCGCCATTTCCGACGTGATCCGCGGTGTGGTGACGCAGCGTGTCATGGGCTGGTCGAAATCCAAACTCAGCCAGGATGTCGACTTCATTTTTGATCTGATCTGGAAAGGAATTGCCGCTTAATGAGAGTTTTCGTCCGATCTGCAGTTCTGCTGTGCACTCTCTTGCTTTCTCCATTCGCGCAGGCCCAGGTTAACAAGGAGACACGCGACACCTCGGTCCCCCAGAACGTGCGCGGCAGCGTGACTCAGGGCAATCCCACTCCGGAAACGATTCCGCTCTCGATCTCGGACGCCATCGACCGGGCGCTGAAATTCAACCTCGGCGCGCTGATTGCTCAACAGGAAACGCGGGAAGCGACAGCTGACCGGCTGCGTGCTCTCTCGGACTTGCTGCCGAAAATCAGTGTGACGGCCGGCGACACCGTAGAACAGATCGACTTGGCGGCTTTCGGCTTCACCGGCTTTCCCGGTATCAACACGATTGTCGGGCCATTTAACGTATTCGATGCGCGCGCGCATTACTCGCAGCCGGCGCTCGATCTGCGTTTGAAGCACGACCTGCATTCGCAGTCCGAAAAAGTCACGGCCGCCGGCCTTGCCCAGCAGGATGTGCGGGAGTTGGTCGTCCTGGTCGCCACCGATTTGTATCTGGAGGCCGTAGGCAGCGCCAGCCGTGTCGAGGCGGTACAGGCGCAATTAAAGACTGCGCAGGCCGTCTATGACAGAGCCGTGAACCTGAAGGACAGCGGCGTGATTCCCGCCATCGATCTGCTCCGGGCCCAGGTCCAGCTGCGCGAGCAGCAACAGCGTCTGCTGGCCGCACAGAACGATCTGGCGAAGGAAAAACTCAACCTGGCCCGCGCGATCGGTTTACCGCAGGGGCAATCCTTTACGCAGAGCGACACCTTTTTAACGACGACAGCCGCGATTCCTCCACTGGATCAGGCCCTGAGTTCGGCACTGGATTCGAGGCCGGACTACCGGCGTGCCGCCGCGCTCGTCCGTGCTGCCGACGAAACGCTCAAATCCGCGAACGCACGGAAGCTTCCGTCGGTGGGCTTCTATGCGGATTACGGAGACATCGGCGAGCGTCCTACGGCATCCCACGGCACAATGACCGTTCAAGGAACGCTTTTCGTGCCGATCTATACCGGAGGCCGCACTCAGGCCGAGATCCTGGACTCGCGGGCGAAGCTCGACGAACGGAAGGCCGAAGAAGGGAACCTTCGGGGACGCATCGAATACGAATTGCGCACTGCGGACCTCGATATCCGGACCGCCGCCGCCCAGGTTCAAGTGGCCGGGCAGGCCCGCGACCTCGCGCAGCAGCAACTTGCGCAGGCGCAGGATCGTTTCTCTGCGGGCGTCGCCAACGGGCTCGAGGTGACACAGGCGCAGGAATCCGTCGCCACCGCCGACGAGAACTACATATCGAGTCTTTTTAACCTGAATGTGGCCGAAGCTTCGCTCGCTCGCGCGATGGGAACGGCCGAAAAGTCCATCAAATCGTTTTTTGGAGGCAAGTAATGGCGAAGCTTTTGCGCGCCAAGTGGCTGCTCATCCCTGTTCTTTTTGTGTTGGTTGCCGGAGGCTATGCGGCCTGGAAGTACTTCTCTCAATGGGAAACCACCGACGACGCGCAGGTGGATGGGGATATCTATCCGGTGAACGCGCGGGTTGGCGGCACCGTTCTTTCCGTCGGCGTGGTGGACAACCAGCCGGTCGAAGCCGGGGCCGTACTGGCACAAATCGATCCGCGTGATTACGAAATTGCCGTCGAGCGGGCCGAAGCGGAACTGGCACAGTTGCAGGCCGCGGCTGCCGGCGCGAGGGCCGATATTCCGGTCGCCACCAGCAACGCCGGTACGCAGATCACTTCATCCGAAGCGATAACCGAGCGCGCGAAAGGCGGAGTCGAGGTTGCGGGCAAAGACCTGGCCGCCGCCCGCGCCGGGTTGGGTTCCGCTCAGGCGCGTGTACGCGAAGCTCAGGCGAACGCCACGAAAGCGGCGAAGGATCTGGAGCGCATGAAACAGCTGGTCGCCAAGGACGAGATCTCGCAGCAACAGTATGACGCCGCAGTCACCGCCGCCGAAGCGGCGAACGCTGCGGTCGACTCCGCTCAGGCCGGAGTAAATCAGGTTCAGCAGGAAGTCGCCGCTGCGCAGGCGAAAACGTCCCAGGCCCAGGCGGACCTTGCCAAGGCGCAGGCGGAGGCGCGAGGCGCCAAGACGGCTCCCCAGCAGATCGTCATCACACGCGCTCAGGCGGAATCGGCCGATGCTCGCGTCAAGTTGGCCAAAACGGCGCTCGACCAGGCGCGCCTGAATCTCCAGTACGCCACCATCAAGGCGCCGGTCTCGGGAATCGTGAGCAAGAAGAGCGTCGAGCCGGGGCAGGTGGTTCAATCGGGTCAGCCGCTCATGGCCGTCATTCCACGAAAT
Protein-coding sequences here:
- a CDS encoding four helix bundle protein, which encodes MDPLSSVCANLNKPDKPVLNHHFVHERASDRFGWHHKCSPQLMASNLTANTLKDRLVRFAVDIVRLTGQLPQNAKAKHIGNQILRSGTAAATNYGEARAAESRADFIHKLKICIKELNETAIWLKILQASVAVNSDFVRRLVAENTELCRILVASVKTARRNSSANPMRPKAKDGPVEN
- a CDS encoding fibronectin type III domain-containing protein, which encodes MTEKMKKIKPAEDYGSMKDADVQTLGETVAANLTNNSSLPAPTVDPKVLKADADNFGAAIVAAQDGGKKAVAQKNKARKVVVKDLRLIGRYVEEIADGDMAIFSSSGLTPTSGVRTLQVVLSSNFRSVDHGKLSGQIVIRLKAISGALSYELRFAPETNGAPGTWTSQIVTGVKTPVTLSSLTPGTVYAFQARAMDKAGYSDWSNSVTMMCT
- a CDS encoding TetR/AcrR family transcriptional regulator, encoding MGTITKTKKDVVTEFRTAGILEAARSVFAMKGFSEATVDDIANAAGVAKGTVYLYYRSKRDIYFAALKFGVGQMYAALDEQLKAESTPQGKLRALIAVKLGYFDENRDFFKIYYSELGNLCIHPGAIDPEFTTLYLDQAKVIESILKEGTRRKVLRGLRAEQAAFAISDVIRGVVTQRVMGWSKSKLSQDVDFIFDLIWKGIAA
- a CDS encoding TolC family protein codes for the protein MRVFVRSAVLLCTLLLSPFAQAQVNKETRDTSVPQNVRGSVTQGNPTPETIPLSISDAIDRALKFNLGALIAQQETREATADRLRALSDLLPKISVTAGDTVEQIDLAAFGFTGFPGINTIVGPFNVFDARAHYSQPALDLRLKHDLHSQSEKVTAAGLAQQDVRELVVLVATDLYLEAVGSASRVEAVQAQLKTAQAVYDRAVNLKDSGVIPAIDLLRAQVQLREQQQRLLAAQNDLAKEKLNLARAIGLPQGQSFTQSDTFLTTTAAIPPLDQALSSALDSRPDYRRAAALVRAADETLKSANARKLPSVGFYADYGDIGERPTASHGTMTVQGTLFVPIYTGGRTQAEILDSRAKLDERKAEEGNLRGRIEYELRTADLDIRTAAAQVQVAGQARDLAQQQLAQAQDRFSAGVANGLEVTQAQESVATADENYISSLFNLNVAEASLARAMGTAEKSIKSFFGGK
- a CDS encoding HlyD family secretion protein, coding for MAKLLRAKWLLIPVLFVLVAGGYAAWKYFSQWETTDDAQVDGDIYPVNARVGGTVLSVGVVDNQPVEAGAVLAQIDPRDYEIAVERAEAELAQLQAAAAGARADIPVATSNAGTQITSSEAITERAKGGVEVAGKDLAAARAGLGSAQARVREAQANATKAAKDLERMKQLVAKDEISQQQYDAAVTAAEAANAAVDSAQAGVNQVQQEVAAAQAKTSQAQADLAKAQAEARGAKTAPQQIVITRAQAESADARVKLAKTALDQARLNLQYATIKAPVSGIVSKKSVEPGQVVQSGQPLMAVIPRNDIWVTANFKETQLANMHPGQSVTVSVDALGGQNFKGRLDSIASATGARFSLLPPENATGNYVKVVQRIPVKIVFDQDEQIERLRPGLSVTVDVRVK